From a region of the Mycobacterium sp. SMC-8 genome:
- a CDS encoding IS1634 family transposase, whose amino-acid sequence MAYVRKVRTASGAVAVQVARKDAGKVVILAHLGSAHTDAELGILLEQAKAMVVGGQVALDFEVAARAQSMADVADFRAQALIPERSGPAAAAPVAPPGRTVGTASRLLYDLLGHVYDWLGFDAVGDAVFRDLVIARIVEPTSKLDASRVLADLGAQLVSYKTIDRHVRNIHARGHRDVIAENCFAYATDCGGLSLILYDVTTLYFEAESEDALRKVGYSKERRVDPQIVVGLLVDRTGFPLEIGCFEGNTAETTTIVPIITSFLARHNLAGAPMVVAADAGMLSQSNLAALDEQELSFIVGSRMTKAPGDLESHFHWNGDVFTDGQIIDTVTPRHGNTRVNDTKLRVEPIWNPDSDTGAWRAIWSYSAKRARRDQKTLAAQEARARAIVAGEKKSKTARFVKTSGDDRAVDEASLARAQSLVGLKGYVTNVPVTVMSAAEVIAKYHDLWHVEKSFRMSKTDLDARPMFNRMRDAIEAHLTIVFAALAVSHAIQSRTGLSIAKVIKQLRPLRSATITINGATQTFPPAIPDTERKILTDLGFTPGY is encoded by the coding sequence GTGGCGTACGTGCGGAAGGTGCGCACTGCCTCGGGCGCGGTGGCGGTGCAGGTGGCCCGCAAGGACGCGGGCAAGGTGGTGATCCTGGCCCATTTGGGTTCCGCGCATACCGACGCTGAGCTGGGCATTCTGCTCGAGCAGGCCAAGGCGATGGTCGTCGGCGGCCAGGTAGCGCTGGATTTCGAGGTGGCCGCTCGAGCCCAATCGATGGCCGATGTCGCTGACTTTCGTGCACAGGCACTGATCCCTGAGCGGTCCGGGCCTGCGGCTGCGGCTCCCGTGGCGCCACCTGGACGCACAGTCGGGACCGCCTCGCGGCTGCTCTATGACCTGCTCGGCCACGTCTACGACTGGTTGGGCTTCGATGCCGTCGGCGACGCGGTGTTCCGGGATCTGGTGATCGCCCGGATCGTCGAGCCGACCAGCAAGCTCGACGCCTCCCGCGTGCTCGCTGATCTTGGTGCCCAGCTGGTGTCCTACAAGACCATCGACCGTCATGTCCGCAACATCCATGCCCGCGGGCACCGCGACGTGATCGCCGAGAACTGCTTCGCCTACGCCACTGACTGCGGCGGGCTGTCGCTGATCTTGTATGACGTCACCACGTTGTATTTCGAAGCCGAATCCGAGGATGCGCTGCGTAAAGTCGGCTACTCCAAGGAACGTCGGGTTGATCCTCAGATCGTCGTCGGCCTGCTGGTGGACCGCACCGGATTCCCGTTGGAGATCGGCTGTTTCGAAGGCAACACCGCTGAGACCACCACGATCGTGCCGATCATCACCAGCTTCCTGGCCCGTCACAACCTGGCCGGCGCACCGATGGTGGTGGCCGCTGATGCCGGGATGCTGTCGCAGAGCAACCTCGCCGCCCTCGATGAGCAGGAGTTGTCGTTCATCGTGGGTTCCCGCATGACGAAGGCGCCCGGAGATCTGGAATCGCACTTCCATTGGAATGGTGACGTTTTCACCGACGGCCAGATCATCGACACGGTGACGCCGCGCCACGGCAACACCCGCGTCAACGACACCAAGTTGCGTGTTGAACCCATCTGGAACCCCGACAGCGATACCGGTGCGTGGCGGGCGATCTGGTCGTACTCCGCCAAAAGAGCTCGCCGCGATCAGAAGACCCTCGCGGCTCAAGAAGCCCGGGCCCGGGCGATCGTCGCCGGTGAGAAGAAGTCCAAGACAGCACGATTCGTCAAAACCAGCGGTGATGACCGCGCCGTCGATGAGGCCAGTCTGGCCCGGGCCCAATCGTTGGTCGGGCTCAAGGGCTATGTGACCAACGTGCCGGTCACCGTGATGTCGGCTGCGGAGGTCATCGCCAAGTACCACGACCTCTGGCACGTGGAGAAGTCTTTTCGGATGTCGAAGACCGATCTCGATGCCCGGCCCATGTTCAACCGCATGCGTGATGCCATCGAGGCGCACCTGACCATCGTGTTCGCCGCCCTGGCCGTCTCTCATGCCATCCAATCGCGCACCGGACTGTCGATCGCCAAGGTCATCAAGCAACTGCGGCCACTGCGTTCAGCGACCATCACTATCAACGGGGCCACCCAGACCTTCCCGCCGGCGATTCCCGACACCGAGCGCAAGATCCTCACCGATCTTGGCTTCACACCTGGGTACTAA
- a CDS encoding ESX-1 secretion-associated protein: MTAPLEVDTSVLRRVGGDFSAAGDRMAGMRADAPLADAAAGVPELQTAAACYAAQSTIAAEMETIAGNARTYGTDLKSAADRYDATDEASGEAIEGVGIPAPR, encoded by the coding sequence GTGACCGCACCCCTGGAAGTCGACACCAGCGTGCTGCGCCGGGTCGGCGGCGACTTCAGCGCCGCCGGCGACCGGATGGCGGGAATGCGGGCCGACGCACCGCTCGCAGACGCGGCGGCCGGAGTGCCCGAATTGCAGACCGCCGCGGCGTGTTACGCCGCGCAAAGCACCATCGCCGCTGAGATGGAGACCATCGCCGGCAACGCGCGCACCTACGGCACCGATCTGAAAAGCGCTGCCGACCGGTACGACGCGACCGACGAGGCGTCCGGCGAGGCGATCGAGGGCGTCGGCATTCCCGCGCCGAGGTGA
- a CDS encoding secretion protein EccK: protein MSTSNAGGTAAAPVPVSAARAERDAILSASTAGAARRKNNGSDPLQQARHIGAALNVGVMDYGFYWVTGVTTDGTIIVANSYGLAYIPDGVNLPEQVRMATADESIPATERARWATYPILAVQGWAHHHNHQLRAVVATEEQFSNFDPGVAKIVLTQDDIPETGQMQGRSRLEVIAPDAAQRLGAVSDFGLNDLLPPASADIEAPADDTARLWFEVAKPLMSTNPQRSVPHLKAFVAYAVHAQEIALYNAHISAEPADQRRAIADWVYWQHLQVLMSDAVGVDATV, encoded by the coding sequence ATGTCGACGTCCAACGCTGGCGGCACCGCCGCCGCACCCGTTCCAGTGTCGGCAGCCCGTGCCGAACGCGACGCGATCCTGTCCGCCTCAACGGCCGGCGCCGCACGCCGCAAGAACAACGGCAGCGATCCCCTGCAGCAAGCCCGTCATATCGGCGCGGCACTCAACGTCGGCGTCATGGACTACGGCTTCTACTGGGTCACTGGTGTCACCACCGACGGCACGATCATCGTCGCGAACAGCTACGGCCTGGCTTACATCCCCGACGGTGTCAACCTGCCCGAGCAAGTGCGGATGGCCACCGCCGACGAATCGATCCCCGCCACCGAACGCGCCAGGTGGGCCACCTATCCGATTCTCGCCGTTCAGGGTTGGGCACATCACCACAACCATCAGCTACGGGCGGTGGTCGCCACCGAAGAACAGTTCTCGAATTTCGACCCGGGCGTCGCCAAGATCGTCCTGACCCAGGACGACATTCCCGAGACGGGCCAAATGCAGGGACGCAGCCGTCTCGAAGTCATCGCCCCCGACGCCGCCCAACGATTGGGCGCGGTCAGCGATTTCGGGCTCAATGATCTGCTTCCTCCTGCCTCCGCCGACATCGAGGCTCCCGCCGACGACACTGCGCGGCTGTGGTTTGAAGTGGCCAAACCGTTGATGAGCACCAATCCGCAACGTAGCGTTCCGCACCTCAAGGCGTTCGTCGCCTACGCCGTCCACGCCCAGGAGATCGCGCTGTACAACGCCCACATCTCCGCCGAACCCGCTGACCAGCGACGAGCGATCGCCGACTGGGTGTACTGGCAGCACCTTCAGGTACTGATGAGCGACGCCGTCGGCGTGGACGCCACGGTGTAG